A window of Diabrotica virgifera virgifera chromosome 9, PGI_DIABVI_V3a contains these coding sequences:
- the LOC126892362 gene encoding 10 kDa heat shock protein, mitochondrial-like, translated as MSAAVKVARAANIKKIIPLMNRVLIKKAEADTHTEGGIVLPDKTKVKVQRGTVVAVGPGIRNESGQIVPVNVNTGDEVILADYGGTKIEMDKDEVYYIYRDHELLAKLTD; from the coding sequence ATGTCTGCCGCGGTGAAAGTAGCTAGAGCTGCAAATATTAAAAAGATAATACCTTTAATGAATAGAGTACTGATCAAAAAAGCAGAGGCAGATACTCACACTGAGGGTGGTATTGTATTACCTGACAAGACCAAGGTAAAAGTGCAAAGAGGCACAGTCGTAGCCGTCGGTCCTGGAATTAGAAACGAAAGTGGACAAATCGTGCCAGTTAATGTTAATACCGGAGATGAGGTGATTTTGGCTGATTATGGTGGTACCAAAATCGAGATGGATAAAGACGAGGTGTATTATATCTATAGAGATCATGAACTTCTGGCGAAATTGACGGATTGA